GAGTTCGTTGGTAATCTGATGTCAAAAATGACAGTAGATGAAAAAATAGGGCAATTGAACTTATCCGGTGCGGGCTATGTCGTTGCCGGACAGGAAATGAACAGCGATATTGCGAAATCCATTTGCAAAGGGCAGGTGGGAGGGATACTCAGTTTAAAGGGATTAAACACCATACGTGAGCTGCAGACGGTAGCTGTAAAAAAAAGCAGGCTGAGCATTCCCCTTTTGTTTGGCCTGGATGTTATCCATGGTTATGAAACTACCTTTCCCATTCCTCTTGCAATGTCGTGCAGCTGGGATATGGATGCGATTGAAAAGGCCGCACGTATCGCTGCTATTGAAGCCAGTGCAAACGGAATATGCTGGACTTTCAGCCCGATGGTGGACATTTGCCATGACGGGCGCTGGGGCAGGATTGCTGAAGGGGCAGGGGAAGATCCTTTTCTGGGCGCTGCTGTCGCTACTGCGCTGGTTAAAGGATATCAGGAGGATTTTTCATCAAATACCGATATCATGGCCTGTGTGAAACATTTTGCCTTATATGGCGCAGCCGAAGCCGGACGCGATTACAATTTGGTAGATATGAGCAAAACCAGGATGTTTAATGAATATTTTCTTCCTTATAAAGCAGCTCTGGATGCAGGAGCAGGCAGCGTAATGACATCTTTCAACACCATTAACGGCATACCTTCTACCGCCAACAAATGGCTGCTTACCGACTTATTGAGAAATCAATGGAATTTCAAGGGATTTGTGGTAACCGATGCCACGGCCATAGCAGAACTTATCAATCACGGGATGGGCAGCAATATGCAAGAAGTTTCGGCTCTTGCGCTAAATGCTGGTGTTGATATGGATATGGGGTCTCAGGGATTCGTTAACACCCTTAAACAATCCCTTAACGAAGGGAAAATCAATGAAGATGAAATAAACAATGCATGCCGGCATATCTTGGAAGCCAAATATAAATTAGGTTTATTTGGAAACCCATATAAATACTGTGATGTCAACCGTTCCATGAAAGATACCGGTACCCAGGAGCATCGTGCATCAGCCAGGAAATTAGCGACAGAAAGCTTTGTGTTGTTGAAAAATGAGAACAATCTGTTGCCCTTGCAGCGTAAAGGAACGATTGCCGTGATCGGGCCTTTGGCCGATGCATCCAATAATATGGTCGGTACCTGGAGTGTAGCGAAGAACGGGAAATCCTTAATTGAAGGTCTAAAACAAACCGCCGGCAACGACGTGAAAATTCTTTATGCAAGAGGCTGCAACCTGACTAATGATGAAAAATTTCAGGAAAGGGAAACAATTGGTAGTCCGCTTTACCGGGACAATCGCAGTAAAGAGGAGATGTTAAAGGAGGCTTTAGAGGTGGCCGGTAAATCAGATATTATCATTGCTGCTTTGGGAGAGTCTGCCGGTATGAGCGGTGAAAGCAGCAGCCGTTCGGACCTAAGAATGCTTGACGTTCAGCAGGAATTGCTGGAAGCATTATCAAAGACTGGGAAACCTATAGTGTTAGTCCTTTTCAACGGGCGTCCATTGGTACTTAAATGGGAAAAAGAAAATATTCCAGCCATTCTGGATGTATGGTTTGGTG
This genomic stretch from Bacteroidota bacterium harbors:
- the bglX gene encoding beta-glucosidase BglX yields the protein MKIKKYLFIVLSFWISNIWAGPIKATKSKQSMDEFVGNLMSKMTVDEKIGQLNLSGAGYVVAGQEMNSDIAKSICKGQVGGILSLKGLNTIRELQTVAVKKSRLSIPLLFGLDVIHGYETTFPIPLAMSCSWDMDAIEKAARIAAIEASANGICWTFSPMVDICHDGRWGRIAEGAGEDPFLGAAVATALVKGYQEDFSSNTDIMACVKHFALYGAAEAGRDYNLVDMSKTRMFNEYFLPYKAALDAGAGSVMTSFNTINGIPSTANKWLLTDLLRNQWNFKGFVVTDATAIAELINHGMGSNMQEVSALALNAGVDMDMGSQGFVNTLKQSLNEGKINEDEINNACRHILEAKYKLGLFGNPYKYCDVNRSMKDTGTQEHRASARKLATESFVLLKNENNLLPLQRKGTIAVIGPLADASNNMVGTWSVAKNGKSLIEGLKQTAGNDVKILYARGCNLTNDEKFQERETIGSPLYRDNRSKEEMLKEALEVAGKSDIIIAALGESAGMSGESSSRSDLRMLDVQQELLEALSKTGKPIVLVLFNGRPLVLKWEKENIPAILDVWFGGSEAALAIGDVLFGDANPSGKLTASFPQNVGQLPYSYNHLNTGRPLEKGQWFRKFHSEYLDVSNDMLFPFGFGLSYTSYQYSDMRLSSPALNADGSIMASITVTNTGKRDGDEIVQMYLQDVVGSISRPVKELKGFKRIHLNAGESKQINFTITSDLLKFYNDKLQLIAEPGEFRVMIGPDSEDYQSQSFKLE